In a genomic window of Alphaproteobacteria bacterium:
- a CDS encoding 5'-nucleotidase codes for MTGTQYKPLTIGISTSALFDLREEHGVYQAKGIDEYRALQFSRRREIMKPGTAFCVIQKLLAINIPGEKPRVEVALISRNDIETGIRARYSLDHYGLDIPRIALTGGKPVEARLLKAYGIDLFLSKHPEDVQRAVDGDIAASVLHDPPLEAAPACKPGKVHFAFDGDMVLFGGESEAIFQRDGLLGFLKYETENAEVPMPHGPFAKVLFVIQALKATFNKDDCPIETSLVTMRSGTAQVRPMNTLIDWGQIVDGAYMIGRSSQEGHKYQKVDVLAAIGADLFFDDQTYHTEPASKVVPSGYVPSKSDHKQAA; via the coding sequence ATGACGGGCACACAGTACAAACCTCTCACGATCGGCATTTCCACTTCCGCACTTTTCGATTTGCGGGAGGAACACGGCGTGTATCAGGCGAAGGGCATCGACGAATACCGCGCGCTGCAGTTTTCCCGCCGCCGCGAGATCATGAAGCCCGGCACCGCGTTCTGCGTGATCCAGAAATTGCTGGCCATCAACATTCCCGGCGAAAAACCGCGTGTCGAAGTCGCGCTGATTTCGCGCAACGACATCGAAACCGGAATCCGCGCGCGCTATTCGCTCGACCATTACGGGCTTGATATCCCGCGCATCGCGCTGACGGGCGGCAAGCCGGTCGAGGCGCGCTTGCTGAAGGCCTATGGCATCGACCTGTTTTTGTCCAAGCACCCCGAAGACGTTCAGCGCGCGGTCGATGGCGATATCGCCGCATCCGTGCTGCACGACCCGCCGCTGGAGGCTGCGCCCGCCTGCAAACCCGGCAAGGTTCATTTCGCATTCGACGGCGATATGGTGCTGTTCGGCGGCGAGTCAGAGGCGATTTTCCAGCGTGACGGCCTGCTTGGTTTCCTGAAATACGAAACCGAAAACGCCGAAGTGCCGATGCCGCACGGCCCCTTCGCCAAGGTGCTGTTCGTCATTCAGGCGCTGAAGGCGACGTTCAACAAGGACGACTGCCCGATTGAAACATCGCTGGTCACCATGCGGTCCGGCACGGCGCAGGTGCGCCCGATGAACACGCTGATCGACTGGGGCCAGATCGTCGACGGCGCCTACATGATCGGCAGATCGTCGCAGGAAGGCCACAAATACCAGAAGGTCGATGTGCTGGCCGCGATCGGCGCCGACCTGTTTTTCGACGACCAGACCTATCACACCGAACCCGCGTCCAAAGTCGTGCCCTCGGGCTATGTACCCTCCAAGAGCGACCACAAGCAGGCGGCGTG
- a CDS encoding BolA/IbaG family iron-sulfur metabolism protein, with the protein MDTHSIEALIKRSIPDADVRIEDVRGDGLCLAATVVCPNFAGKPLLEQHRMVHAALGHHIGETIHALQIKTRVA; encoded by the coding sequence ATGGACACGCATAGCATCGAGGCACTCATCAAACGCAGCATTCCCGACGCCGATGTGCGGATCGAAGATGTGCGCGGCGACGGGCTCTGCCTTGCCGCGACCGTCGTATGCCCCAATTTCGCCGGCAAGCCGCTGCTGGAACAGCATCGCATGGTTCATGCGGCGCTGGGCCACCATATCGGCGAAACCATCCACGCGCTGCAAATCAAGACGCGGGTCGCATAA